One Candidatus Methylomirabilota bacterium genomic region harbors:
- a CDS encoding ATP-binding protein, which yields METTAMFIEFSASNFRSIRSRQTLSMVAGPDAKHLQQNVISGKGDEPRLLRSAVIYGPNAAGKSNLLRALETLRALVQSSATGTQEGQRLPVTPYLFSKTSAEQPSEFEIIFIADDGVRYHYCCVVSAARVHKEWLVAYPRGRSQRWYEREFVPKTNTYDWWFGPNFRAERAERKVWQDFTRANALFISTAIQLNNEQLKPVFAWLTQKLIVLIPGTGIDLNPFLSLNLLREDSGKEQIMRFMRAADIGIDRLELLEEELPPSGPTGILSPGEIRVHFEVSVPPGAPPPVQKRFRVLAWHKRTDSSEEVPLDINDESDGTKKLFEFTGGWLRALEWGATLFVDELDRSLHPHMTRFLVGLFHSRSNDKNSQLIFTTHDTTLLDTDLLRRDQIWFVEKDEQRSSRFYSLLEYSPRKDEALERGYLKGRYGAIPFIGNLGV from the coding sequence GTGGAAACTACTGCCATGTTTATTGAATTCAGTGCCTCCAATTTTCGCTCTATTCGGTCGCGACAGACCCTCAGCATGGTTGCCGGCCCGGATGCAAAGCATCTCCAACAGAATGTCATTTCCGGTAAGGGCGATGAGCCGCGCTTGCTCCGCTCGGCGGTCATCTACGGGCCAAACGCGGCGGGCAAGAGCAATCTCCTGCGCGCCTTGGAAACTCTGAGGGCACTGGTTCAGAGTTCGGCCACCGGGACTCAGGAAGGCCAGCGCCTGCCGGTCACGCCGTATCTGTTCTCAAAGACGTCTGCCGAGCAACCGTCGGAGTTCGAGATTATTTTCATCGCCGACGACGGTGTTCGATATCACTATTGCTGTGTGGTGAGCGCCGCGCGCGTTCATAAGGAATGGCTCGTTGCCTATCCACGCGGCCGCTCTCAGCGGTGGTATGAGCGTGAGTTTGTTCCCAAGACCAATACCTACGATTGGTGGTTCGGTCCGAATTTCAGGGCGGAGCGTGCGGAGCGTAAAGTCTGGCAGGACTTCACGCGCGCCAATGCGCTTTTCATCTCGACCGCAATCCAGCTCAACAACGAGCAGCTTAAACCAGTATTCGCTTGGTTGACGCAGAAGCTTATTGTACTGATACCCGGCACCGGCATAGACCTGAACCCATTCCTGAGCCTCAATCTCCTGCGCGAGGACAGCGGAAAAGAACAAATCATGCGATTCATGCGTGCGGCGGATATCGGCATCGATCGGCTGGAACTGCTGGAAGAGGAACTGCCCCCATCAGGCCCCACCGGCATTCTGTCTCCCGGTGAAATACGGGTTCACTTTGAAGTCAGCGTCCCACCCGGCGCTCCGCCGCCAGTGCAGAAACGTTTTCGTGTCCTCGCATGGCATAAGCGAACTGATTCAAGCGAGGAAGTGCCGCTCGATATCAATGATGAGTCCGATGGTACCAAAAAATTATTCGAGTTCACGGGCGGGTGGTTACGTGCATTGGAATGGGGGGCTACCCTGTTCGTCGATGAGTTGGACCGTAGTCTGCATCCGCATATGACGCGGTTCCTCGTTGGGCTCTTCCACAGCCGCAGCAACGATAAAAACTCGCAGCTGATTTTTACCACTCACGACACGACTCTCCTGGACACCGACCTGCTCCGGCGCGACCAGATATGGTTCGTTGAAAAGGACGAGCAGCGTTCGTCCCGTTTCTACTCATTGCTCGAATATTCCCCGAGGAAGGATGAAGCATTGGAACGCGGTTATCTCAAGGGGCGTTATGGCGCCATTCCGTTCATCGGCAACCTCGGGGTCTGA
- a CDS encoding RloB domain-containing protein, translating to MVRISKLRSHGSFQRRAGKKSPRSITLIVCEGETEQEYLSAARIHYGLTTAEIILAENTKGSAPISVVECAKEKSGEPGSYDKIYCVFDRNSHSSFDEARQKIRTMANRKKKPLPIEEAISIPCFEVWVLLHFERTDAPFDCCANVIDRVRNHMPGYEKADNVIARQLIAHIDTAIENAAWLEARAGNNDYNPYTSVQQILRHFQVVAGQETP from the coding sequence ATGGTCCGGATTTCGAAGCTGCGAAGCCATGGATCGTTCCAGCGCCGGGCTGGGAAAAAATCTCCCCGATCCATCACTCTCATCGTGTGCGAGGGCGAGACCGAGCAAGAATATCTCAGCGCAGCGCGAATCCATTATGGGCTGACGACGGCAGAGATCATCCTTGCCGAGAACACGAAAGGCTCCGCGCCCATCAGTGTGGTCGAATGTGCGAAGGAAAAAAGTGGAGAACCGGGTAGCTATGACAAGATTTATTGTGTCTTCGACCGCAATAGTCACTCAAGTTTTGATGAGGCGCGCCAGAAAATCAGGACTATGGCCAATCGAAAAAAGAAACCACTGCCCATCGAAGAAGCTATTTCCATCCCGTGTTTCGAGGTATGGGTGCTGCTGCATTTTGAAAGGACTGATGCCCCATTCGACTGTTGTGCGAATGTGATAGACCGTGTGCGCAACCACATGCCGGGCTACGAAAAGGCCGATAACGTAATCGCTAGGCAGCTCATTGCGCACATAGACACTGCCATCGAAAATGCCGCATGGCTTGAAGCCCGTGCCGGGAACAACGATTACAACCCCTACACCTCCGTCCAACAAATTCTACGACATTTCCAGGTAGTGGCTGGACAAGAAACCCCATGA
- a CDS encoding DUF1156 domain-containing protein, whose protein sequence is MTKKKLIEVALPLEAINKASAREKSIRHGHPSTLHLWWARRPLAAARAVIFAQMVDDPSSCPDLFPTEKKQEKERQRLFRIIENLVLWENTTNEKVLQQARDEIWQSWRRACAENADHPRAKELFDRHKLPAFHDPFAGGGALPLEAQRLGLEAYASDLNPVAVLINKAMIEIPPKFAGMPPMNPESRREKSLLAREWKGAQGLAEDVRYYGKW, encoded by the coding sequence ATGACCAAGAAGAAGCTCATCGAGGTCGCGTTGCCGCTGGAGGCGATCAACAAGGCCTCGGCGCGGGAGAAATCCATCCGGCATGGGCACCCCTCCACCTTGCACCTGTGGTGGGCGAGGCGGCCGTTGGCGGCGGCGCGGGCGGTGATCTTCGCGCAGATGGTGGATGACCCGTCGAGCTGCCCGGATCTGTTTCCGACCGAGAAGAAGCAGGAAAAGGAGCGGCAGCGGCTGTTCCGCATCATCGAGAACCTCGTGCTGTGGGAGAACACCACCAACGAGAAGGTGCTCCAGCAGGCGCGGGACGAGATCTGGCAGAGCTGGCGGCGGGCGTGCGCCGAGAACGCGGACCATCCGCGGGCGAAGGAGCTGTTCGACCGGCACAAGCTGCCCGCCTTCCACGACCCGTTCGCCGGCGGCGGCGCGCTGCCGCTCGAGGCACAGCGGCTGGGACTCGAGGCGTACGCGAGTGATCTGAACCCGGTCGCCGTGCTGATCAACAAGGCCATGATCGAGATTCCCCCCAAGTTCGCCGGGATGCCACCGATGAATCCCGAATCACGTCGTGAGAAGTCGCTGCTCGCCCGCGAGTGGAAGGGCGCCCAGGGCCTCGCCGAGGACGTGCGCTACTACGGCAAGTGGAT